Within Streptosporangiales bacterium, the genomic segment TGGCAGCCGGACCCTGGAGGAACGTGGGGACGCCGTACTCGAAGCACCATGTCGCGGCGATGCCGACGAGGAACGCCGCGAGTGCCGGCCAGCGCACGTCGGCGATCCGTGAGCGTCCCGGCGGGTCGTACAGCGTGTCGACGTCGATGCGTCCGCGACGGAACCC encodes:
- a CDS encoding cytosine permease gives rise to the protein GFRRGRIDVDTLYDPPGRSRIADVRWPALAAFLVGIAATWCFEYGVPTFLQGPAATAMGGIDLSWLAGSLVAAGLYAAFGRERPRNAG